The Thermoanaerobacterium sp. PSU-2 sequence CAACACCGCAAGTAGGTTTCCCACAGCCCTTGTCCTCCCCCCTGTCAAAATATATTTCTGAACACGGTCCACATGGTCCTGTTCCAATCTCCCAAAAATTATCTTCTTTACCCATTCTGACAATTCTCTCTGGTGGAAGTCCAACAACTTTATTCCATATTTCAAAAGCCTCATCATCGTTTTCATAAATAGTCACCCATAATCTATCTTCTGGCAATTCTAAGACTTTCGTCACAAACTCCCATGCCCATGGTATTGCTTCTTTCTTAAAATAATCACCAAAAGAAAAATTGCCCAGCATTTCAAAAAAAGTCCCATGCCTTGCCGTCTTTCCAACTCTATCTATATCAGGAGTCCTAATGCATTTCTGACATGTAGTAACTCTTTTGCTTGGTGGAATTTCCTTACCGGTAAAATACGGTTTCAAAGGAGCCATTCCAGCATTGATAAGCAGCAAACTTTTGTCATTTTTGGGTACAAGTGAAAAACTTGGCAATCTCAAATGTCCTTTGCTTTCAAAAAAACTAAGATATTTCTCCCTTATCTCATTCATTCCGAGTTTTTCCATAAATATCCTCCTTATGTTTACAAAAAAACGCCCTACAAGGGACGGCAGAAACCTTCTCTTTTTATGTATATTTTACAAGAAAGCCTAATTAAAGTCAACAATTGCAATTATAACTCCATAAAAATATCCTTAAATATCACTTTTGCCACAGCTACGACAGGAACTGACAAAAGCATACCTAATATTCCGAAAAACTGCTCTCCTACCAAAAGAGCAATTATAACTGTTATAGGATGTAAATCTACATTGTCGCTCATTATTTTTGGAGCTATTATGGCACTTTCGATTTGCTGTACTAAAAAAAACACAACAAATGACCATACGCCTTTATAAAATGAATCCATAAGCCCCATGACAACTGCTGGAATCGAACCTAATATAGGTCCGAAATACGGTATTACATTTAATATGCCAGCTAATATACCTATTAACAAAGAATACTTTACTCTTAATATCATCAGTCCTATTGACGTCAAAACTGTCACTATTAATGAAATATATATTTGGCTTCTAATATAATTACTTAAGACATAGTCGATATCTTTTAAAATCTTCAAAAAAGTTCCTCTCATTTTTTGTGGTATAAACTCGTTAATGCCATTTTTTAAAACTTCTTTGTCTTTTAGTAAGTAAAAAGTAATAATAGGTGATAATATCAAATTTACAAGATGACTTGTCATTGAAATAACACTTTGCATTGCTCTGTCAACTATCAATTCCATTTGCTTATCAAACATATTTGCTCGCTTAATGAATATTTTATTAAATTCTTTTGGCAAGTACGATAAATAATCATTTTTAATATTATTAACTTTGTCATTCAATAGGCTAATATAATCCGGTATCATTTTAAAAAGATTCGATATTTCATTCACAATTACTGGAAATATAAAAATAGCAAAAAGTGATAATACAATCATCAGCAAAAAATAAACAATTATTATAGATTGTACTCTTTTTATACCTTTTCTTTCAATGTATATCACAATTGGATTTATGAGATATGCAAGTATAACAGAAACCAACAATGGTAACAAAATTTCTTTTATTTTATTTACATTCCTATAAAAAAAATACAAAACAATAAATGCTATAATTATCCATATAATGTATTTAATATATCCTTTGCATATTCTCATATAAAACACCTTTAAATAAAAGGGCTAAAAGCCCTTTTACATTTTATTTGCTCTGTGAGCAATTTTAGTTAACCCCATCTGAATTAATTGTCTAACCCTTTTTGAATTGATTCTCGGTAAAATAAATGCCGCTGCCGCCGCACCAGTTAAAAAACCTTTTAAATATTTTCCTTTGTCATCCATAATAACCCTCCTATCTTAAATTTCAATCAAGCGTAAATCTGCAAGTGCAACAACTTTATTTCAACATATCGATGATTTTAGTATACCACTTTTTTAAATTAGTAAACCTATCATTTTATTATTTCCAATATAAAGATGACGATATAGAATAACCGGATAATATTACCAAAAGTCCTATTACATTCGATGA is a genomic window containing:
- a CDS encoding AI-2E family transporter — its product is MRICKGYIKYIIWIIIAFIVLYFFYRNVNKIKEILLPLLVSVILAYLINPIVIYIERKGIKRVQSIIIVYFLLMIVLSLFAIFIFPVIVNEISNLFKMIPDYISLLNDKVNNIKNDYLSYLPKEFNKIFIKRANMFDKQMELIVDRAMQSVISMTSHLVNLILSPIITFYLLKDKEVLKNGINEFIPQKMRGTFLKILKDIDYVLSNYIRSQIYISLIVTVLTSIGLMILRVKYSLLIGILAGILNVIPYFGPILGSIPAVVMGLMDSFYKGVWSFVVFFLVQQIESAIIAPKIMSDNVDLHPITVIIALLVGEQFFGILGMLLSVPVVAVAKVIFKDIFMEL